The genomic window GGGCGAGGGCATCGGCATCGCTATCCTTCCGCCGGCTGGTACAATGGCGTCGGTTGCACGCGAACGACAAGGAGACACGCATGGCGAGTCCCGAGAGCTCGACGGAGGCCTTCCTCCAGGGGCAGGGAATTCCGGTGGACCTGCGGGACATCGAGTCGCAGCTCCAGCAGCTCTGGGGGCCGGCGGCGGAGCGGGTCGGCGGGCCGGAGACGGAGCACCCGCACGTCACCCGGGTCTCGCTGGCGAACGTCCTGATCGAGCGGCTGGCGGCCGACGCCGAGGGCCTGCGGCCCGTGGTGGAGCAGGTCATCTCCAAGTATCCCTGCCGCGCCATCGTGATCCGCGGGTCGGACGACCCGGAGAAGCGGATCACGGCCGAGGTGTCCGCCCTCTGCCACCTGCCCGACCCGGGCATGCCCCAGGTCTGCTCGGAGTGCATCGTCCTGAACGCGGGGCCGCAGGCCGAGGACCTCATCGCCGGCGCCGTCCGGCCGCTGCTCGAGGCGGACCTGCCGCTGGTCCTCTGGTGGACCACCGACCCCCGCGATCACGAGGCCCTCTTCCGCGACCTGGGCGACGAGTGCTCGCGGATCCTGCTCGACCTGCCCGACCCCGGGACGCCCCTCGAATCCCTCGAGCTGGGGCTGGACCCGACGATCTGCGCGTGCACCCGGGACATCGAGTGGTTCGGCCTGACCCGCTGGCGCGAGCTCGTCGCCCAGTTCTTCGACCCGCCCTGCCACCACGGCACGCTCAACCGGATCGACTCGCTGCAGATCGAAGTCGAGACGCCGGAGCCGTCCCGGCCGCCCCGGCTGGCGATCTGGATGGCGGCCTGGTTCGCCGGCCAGCTCGGCTGGAAGCCGCAGGGCAAGCCGTCCCGGGATTGCTCGCCCGACGGCTGCACGTTCCGAGCGGACTTCCTCGGCCCGATGGGCACGCTGGCGGCGGAGATCGTCACCCACCCGGTGACCGAGGGGCGCCCCGCCCGCCCGGCGATCCGGGGCGTCACGATCACCGCCTCCGGCCCCGAAGGCGCGGAGCGGTTCCGGGCCCGCCGTTGCAGCCCCGGGTCGGACGACGTCTGCATCGACGCCCGCGCCCCGGACTACTGCAAGCTGCCCAGCACCGTGCGCTCCCCCGAGATCGACGAGGCGATCCGCCTGGTCGCCGCGCTGGACGCCTCGCGGAACGACCCCCCGTTCGACAACGCGCGGCCGATCGCGCTGTGGCTCCTGAAGCATGCCTGACGAATCCGCCGGGGCGGCGGCCTCGCGTTCCGGGCGTCGCCGGGACCTCGGCGATTTCCAGACGCCCCCCGCGCTGGCGGCGGCCGTCCTCCGGCGACTCTCGGCACAGGGCGAGACGTTCGACCGGATCCTGGAGCCGACCTGCGGCCGGGGCGCCTTCCTCCGCGAGGCCATGGCCCTGGCGCGGCCGCCCCGGGAGATGATCGGCGTCGAGGTCCACCCGCCGCATGCGGACGAGGCGGCCCGTCTCGCCTCCGAAGGCCCCGGCCCCCGCGTGGAGATCCTCCCGGCCAGCCTCTTCCACCTGGACCTCGCGTCCGACCTGCGCTGGCGAGATGGCGGCCCCTTGCTGGTCGTCGGCAATCCGCCCTGGGTGACGGCGGCGGAGCTGGGCCGGCTCGGCAGCGGCAATTCGCCGGCCCGGCGGAACCTCAAGGGGGCCTCCGGCCTGGAGGCGAGGACCGGCGCCTCGAACTTCGACCTGGCGGAGGCCGTCTGGATCAAGCTCCTGGAGGAGCTCGCCGCCGAGAGGCCCACGATCGCGATGCTCTGCAAGACGGCGGTCGCCCGCTCGGTCCTCGATCACGCCCGGCGTCGGGCCATCCCGATCGCCGAGGCCGCCCTGTTCGAGATCGACGCCCCGCGGTGGTTCGGCGCGGCGGTCGGGGCCTGCCTGCTCCGGGTGGCCGTGGGGCCGCCCGGGTCCGGCGTCGTCGATTCGATCCCGGTGTTCGCCGACCTGGACGCCGACGCCCCGCGGGCGGTCCTCGGCTTCCGGGGCGGCCGGATCGTGGCCGACTCCGGGGCCATGGACCGGATGGCGTTCGGCCTGGGCGAGTGCCCGTGGACGTGGCGGCAGGGCCTGAAGCACGACGCCGCCGACGTCATGGAGCTCGTGTGGTCGCCGGATGCCGGCTGGCGGAATGGCCTGGGCGAAGTCGTCGAGGTCGAGCCCGACTGCCTCTATCCGCTCGCGAAGGGGGCGGACCTGAAGCGCGACACGCCGGCGGGCCGCCCGCGGCGGGCCGTGATCGTGACCCAGCGGGCCCTCGGCGAGGACACCGGGGCGATCCGCGGCCGCTGGCCGCTCGCCTGGGATTACCTGGAGCGGCACGCCGGGCGGTTCGACCGGCGCAGGTCGTCGATCTATAGGGGCCGGCCGCGGTTCGCGATCTTCGGGATCGGGCCGTACAGCTTCGCCCCGTGGAAGGTGGCCGTGGGCGGGCTGCTCCGTCCCCCGGCCTTCCGGGTCGTCGGGCCGGCGGGCGGGCGGCCGACGATGCTCGACGACACCTGCTACCTTCTGCCCTGCCAGTCCGCGGCCGAGGCCGCCGTGCTGGCGACCCTCGGCAACGGGCCCGTCGCGCAGGCCCTGATCGCCGCCCTGAGCTTCGCGGACGCGAAGCGGCCCGTCACCAAGCGCCTGTTGCAACGGCTCGACCTGTCGGCCATCCTGTTGCGGGCCGACGACGTCGAGCTCGCCTCGGCCGCCCGGGGGCTCCTGGACGGCCTCGGGCCGGCCGACGGGGACGGCGGGGAGAGCGTGCCCGAAGTCATCGGGCGCTGGAAGCAACAGTTCCGCGAACGGCCGCCGTCCCCGGGCGGAGTTTGAAGGGGAGTCGCCATGGCCTTCGCCCGCATCAATTACTTCAGCCGGTCGCTCGGGAAGGCCTCGTCCGTCACCGTGGTCTTCCCCGACGACCCGGCCGTCCCGAGGCCCTGGTCGGCCTTCTACCTCCTGCACGGGCTCTCCGACGACGACACGATCTGGGCGCGGAGGACGAGCGTCGACCGCTACGTCGAGGGCCTCCCGCTCATCGTCGTCATGCCCGACGGCGGCCGCGGGTGGTACTCGAACGCGGCCGTCGGCTTCGCCTACGAGGACGACCTCGTCAAGGACGTCGTCGGCCTCATCGACCGGACGTTCCCCGTCAAGGCGGAGCGAGCCGGCCGGGCCATCGGCGGCCTCTCGATGGGCGGCTACGGCGCGGTGAAGGTGGGCCTGAAGCATCACGAGATGTTCGGCAGCATCAACTCCCATTCCGGCGCCGTCGGGATCTGCCAGGCGGATTACCATAAGGATGAGAGGCTCAAGGGCATCGGGGGCGAGCTGGACCGGATCTTCGGGCCGGACCCGAAGGGAGGGAAGGACGACCCGTTCGCGATCGTCGAGAAGCTCGATCACGGCCGGATCCCGCCGATGCGCCTCGACTGCGGCAAGGATGACTTCCTCCTGGGCCAGAATCGCGCCTTCCACGCCCACCTGGAGTCGATGCGCGTCCCGCACGAGTACGAGGAGTTCCCCGGCGACCACAACTGGCCCTACTGGGACCTCCACGTGCAGGAGGCCCTGGCCTTCCACGCGCGGAACCTGCACATCCGGAAGTAGCGGCCCGGCCGGACTTCGAACGTGCTCTTCTGTCCAGGCCCGGATGTGCTATAAGATAGGCGACGGAGGCGGAGCGCCGGCCGGCGAGGGGCCCGGCGCAGCGATCCAGGCGCGGTCAGGGAGACCCGATCGTCGTGCTTCGAGAGCTATCGGTGCAGAACCTGGCGCTGATCGAGGACGTGCAGGTGGAGCTGGACCGGGGCTTCTGCGCCTGGACGGGCGAGACCGGCGCGGGCAAGAGCCTCCTGCTGAATGCCCTGGGGCTGGTGCTGGGCGGCAAGGCGTCGGCCGAGCTGGTCCGCGCGGGGAAGTCCGAGGCCAGGGCCGCCGCCGTCTTCGAGGTGGAGCAGCCGGCCCTGCGGGCGGAGATCGAGGCCATCCTCGGGGGCCCGCTGGACGACGAGGGGCTGATCATCACGCGTCGGATCTCGTCCCAGGGGCGGAGCTCGTCGCAGGTCAACGGCATGCCCGTGACGATCGGCACGCTCCAGCGCCTGGGCGAGCAGCTCGTGGACATCCACGGGCAGAATGAGGGCCGGGCGCTCCTCGACCCGGATCGGCAGCGGTCGCTGCTGGACGGCTACGGCTGCCTGGGCGAGCCGCTTTCCGTCTACCGGAAGGCGAGGGCGGAGCACGACGAGCTGCGGAGGCGGCGGCAGGAGCTGCTGGACGCCAGCCAGGCGAGGGAGCGGGAGAAGGCCCTGCTCGAGTTCGAGCGCGACGAGCTCGCGTCGGCGGACCCTCGCGAGGGGGAGTACGACGAGCTCGTCCAGGAGTCGCACCGGCTGGCCAACGCCGAGGCCCTCCGCACGGCCGCGGCGGACGGCTACGACGCCCTCTACGAGGCCGACCGCTCCGCCCAGGTGATCCTCAAGCGCGTGGCGCGCGGGCTCGAGCCGCTGGCGAGGTCGGTGCCGGAGCTCGCCGAGGCGGCGGGGACGCTCGAACGCCTGGCCGACGAGGTCCGGGAGGTGGCGTACTGCCTCCGCGACCTGGGCCAGGGCTGGGATGACGACCCCGCGCGGCTCGAGGACGTGGAGACGCGGCTGGCGACCTATCGCCGGCTCTCGACCCGGTTCCACTGCAAGCCCGACGAGCTGGCCGCCCGCCGCGAGGAGACCGAGGCGAAGCTCGCGGCGATCGAGCGCGACGACCACGACCTGGAAGGCCTGGACGGGCCGCTCGCCGCCGCGTTCCGGCGGATGAAGGACGCCGCGGAGGCGCTCACGGCGGCGCGCCAGAGGACCGCCCGCGACTTCGGCAAGGCGATCCAGGCGCGGCTCAAGCCGCTGGGCCTGGAGCGTGCCAGGCTGAGCGTGGAGGTGGAGCCGCGCGAGCTGGGCGACGACCCGACGGCGCCGAGTCCCCCCGAGCACGGCGCGGATCGGGTCGAGATCATGTTCCTGGCCAACCCGGGCGAGGTCCCCCGGCCGCTCCGCAAGGTGGCCTCCGGAGGCGAGCTCTCCCGGCTCACGCTCGCCGCCAAGAGCGTGCTCGCCTGCTCCGATCGGGTGTCCACGCTCGTGCTGGATGAGGTGGACACCGGCGTCGGCGGCCGCCTCGGCGCGGCGCTCGGCCGGACGCTCGCGGAACTCGCGACGCATCACCAGGTCGTCTGCGTCACCCACCTGCCGCAGGTCGCCAGCTACGCCCGGCGGCAATGGGTCATCCGCAAGCAGGTCGAGCGGGGGCGGACCCGGACGACGATCACGCCGCTCGACGAGGCCCTCCGCGTCGAGGAGCTGGCCGCCATGATGCGCGGGGCCTCCGCCGACGACGGCACGCGACAGGAAGCCATGGCCATGCTCCAGGAGGCGAGGGAGCGGCTCGGGGAGGACGAAGCGCCTCCCGCGTCCCCCGTCGCGGCCGCCGCGTTGGCCGGCTCGAACGGACGCGCGGGGGCGAGGCGACGATGACGCGGCGAGGGGCGCCACCGGCGACCGGGGCCGCGGCCCCGCCGCCCCCCGCCCGGGCGACTGCGACGGCCGCCGCCCCGGCACAGCCCGCGTTCGAGGCCGGCGCCCCGCTGTTCGTCTAGGGGATGTGGCTGTGCCACCTCGTCGCGGCGTTCGCCTTCGTCGCCCGGTTCGGGCCCGACGTGCCGCTCTGGGATGACTACGCGGTCATCCCCCAGCTCTGCGGCGAGCGGCCGGTCACGCTGGAATGGCTCTGGTCCCAGCACTCGGAGCACCGGATCCCGCTGGGGAGGCTCATCCTGCTGGCGAGCTTCCGCGCCGCGGGGGGGAGCCCGCGGCCCGTGATGTTCCTCATGGCCGGCCTGCTCGGCCTCCTCGCGGCCCTGCTCATCGTGGCCGCGAGGCGGGCCCGCGGCGGGTCCAGCTATCACGACGCGATGCTGCCGATCGTCCTGCTGATCCTGGGCCATCACGCCAACCTGCTGTGGGCGATCCAGATCGTCTACGTCCTGCC from Aquisphaera giovannonii includes these protein-coding regions:
- a CDS encoding glucose-6-phosphate dehydrogenase assembly protein OpcA, with translation MASPESSTEAFLQGQGIPVDLRDIESQLQQLWGPAAERVGGPETEHPHVTRVSLANVLIERLAADAEGLRPVVEQVISKYPCRAIVIRGSDDPEKRITAEVSALCHLPDPGMPQVCSECIVLNAGPQAEDLIAGAVRPLLEADLPLVLWWTTDPRDHEALFRDLGDECSRILLDLPDPGTPLESLELGLDPTICACTRDIEWFGLTRWRELVAQFFDPPCHHGTLNRIDSLQIEVETPEPSRPPRLAIWMAAWFAGQLGWKPQGKPSRDCSPDGCTFRADFLGPMGTLAAEIVTHPVTEGRPARPAIRGVTITASGPEGAERFRARRCSPGSDDVCIDARAPDYCKLPSTVRSPEIDEAIRLVAALDASRNDPPFDNARPIALWLLKHA
- a CDS encoding class I SAM-dependent methyltransferase encodes the protein MPDESAGAAASRSGRRRDLGDFQTPPALAAAVLRRLSAQGETFDRILEPTCGRGAFLREAMALARPPREMIGVEVHPPHADEAARLASEGPGPRVEILPASLFHLDLASDLRWRDGGPLLVVGNPPWVTAAELGRLGSGNSPARRNLKGASGLEARTGASNFDLAEAVWIKLLEELAAERPTIAMLCKTAVARSVLDHARRRAIPIAEAALFEIDAPRWFGAAVGACLLRVAVGPPGSGVVDSIPVFADLDADAPRAVLGFRGGRIVADSGAMDRMAFGLGECPWTWRQGLKHDAADVMELVWSPDAGWRNGLGEVVEVEPDCLYPLAKGADLKRDTPAGRPRRAVIVTQRALGEDTGAIRGRWPLAWDYLERHAGRFDRRRSSIYRGRPRFAIFGIGPYSFAPWKVAVGGLLRPPAFRVVGPAGGRPTMLDDTCYLLPCQSAAEAAVLATLGNGPVAQALIAALSFADAKRPVTKRLLQRLDLSAILLRADDVELASAARGLLDGLGPADGDGGESVPEVIGRWKQQFRERPPSPGGV
- a CDS encoding alpha/beta hydrolase; the encoded protein is MAFARINYFSRSLGKASSVTVVFPDDPAVPRPWSAFYLLHGLSDDDTIWARRTSVDRYVEGLPLIVVMPDGGRGWYSNAAVGFAYEDDLVKDVVGLIDRTFPVKAERAGRAIGGLSMGGYGAVKVGLKHHEMFGSINSHSGAVGICQADYHKDERLKGIGGELDRIFGPDPKGGKDDPFAIVEKLDHGRIPPMRLDCGKDDFLLGQNRAFHAHLESMRVPHEYEEFPGDHNWPYWDLHVQEALAFHARNLHIRK
- the recN gene encoding DNA repair protein RecN; the encoded protein is MLRELSVQNLALIEDVQVELDRGFCAWTGETGAGKSLLLNALGLVLGGKASAELVRAGKSEARAAAVFEVEQPALRAEIEAILGGPLDDEGLIITRRISSQGRSSSQVNGMPVTIGTLQRLGEQLVDIHGQNEGRALLDPDRQRSLLDGYGCLGEPLSVYRKARAEHDELRRRRQELLDASQAREREKALLEFERDELASADPREGEYDELVQESHRLANAEALRTAAADGYDALYEADRSAQVILKRVARGLEPLARSVPELAEAAGTLERLADEVREVAYCLRDLGQGWDDDPARLEDVETRLATYRRLSTRFHCKPDELAARREETEAKLAAIERDDHDLEGLDGPLAAAFRRMKDAAEALTAARQRTARDFGKAIQARLKPLGLERARLSVEVEPRELGDDPTAPSPPEHGADRVEIMFLANPGEVPRPLRKVASGGELSRLTLAAKSVLACSDRVSTLVLDEVDTGVGGRLGAALGRTLAELATHHQVVCVTHLPQVASYARRQWVIRKQVERGRTRTTITPLDEALRVEELAAMMRGASADDGTRQEAMAMLQEARERLGEDEAPPASPVAAAALAGSNGRAGARRR